The genomic interval TACCGTATAAACAAATATCTTCTACAAATATGGGAATGGGAtctttttcaattctaattaataATACGAATTAGattttagtaataataataataatgaattggttatctctgttttgtttttgttttttctttctatcCCAAAATATTAGGGCTGGCGAAATTGGTCACAATAACATGATTTGAAATTCGTGTGAAAATTAGCGAGTTTGAATTTGACGTTCAGGTTGTAGTGGGGTTCGTTTAACCTATTTAATATACGGGTCGTATTTGGTTTGATATGGGTAATACGAAACTATTATTAATTCACATGTTTAAATAAAGTAtgcttataaataaattatagtgATAGTATCGTATCAAcccttttataaaaaaattatatttgagttttattttttaacacgATTATTAAACAAGTCATTTTCGAATCTAACATATACTCATTATACATTAGTCTCGACTCGACAGGAACATAAAATTGCAGGAAAATATCAAGCTTGACCTTTCCACTTTCCAGTGCCATTTCAATAAACTACACTTTCATTTATGTGCTCAACACGTTGCTCACTTGACAGTACCATAAAAAACAATCTGGTCATTTTAGCACACACCTGTATTTGTCTGATATGACATTTCTTTCCAATTCTAAAATGATGTTTCTTAATAATCACTAATTAGAAGCCAATAAAAGGTGAAAAGTAAAGCTTCCAAGATTAGCAGCAACACAATAAAGTTAAACAGCAGAAAAAAGTTATAATAACAAGTTGAAAAGAGTATAGGTAAGCAAATCTATTAAAgccatataaatattaattaatctgAACAACCACTCCCTCAACGGCTAATTTCACTTTGTCCAACTACAACATATAAATATTCCCACTTTTCCATCCCTTCCACGAAACCAACCAATGTTAATGTTATAATTTTCTTACAAGACTGAAAAGAAAGGGACCCATTTTTTGCTGTGATCTGTTCTCTCAGATCTCATCTCAcgttctctttctttctctattattcttttctttatcttttcacaaagaaaaaaagttttgaaaatattaaaaaaagtgATATTCCCATCACTTTGGTCTTACCCTCGATTCCACGCACTACGTTGGTAAGTGTTCTAtatcaactctctctctccatGATTTCTTCTTTAAGCAAACCATTCATTAATTAATATCAATTTCTGCTATAAACCCATTAGTTACAATCCACAAAAGTTTCAATCTTTACATTTATTTTCAGGGTTTGAGCTGAGTTGACTCAGTACTTCGAACTCGAACTGCCATGGAAAAAGCTCTTATTCCATTGTTCATACTCTGTTTCTTAGTTTCATCATCCTGTAAGCTTTTTTTTCTCCTTTTCACTAAACAAAGCTAATCACAGAATACGACATCATATTGGGTATTTCTAATTCATTTTTTCTTTGGTTTATTACAGGTGCAGAGATCTCAGGTGCAGTGGGAGTCAACTATGGTCAACTGGGTAACAACCTACCAACTCCATCTCATTCAGTTGAATTAATCAAATCCCTAAAAGCAAAACGAGTCAAAATCTACGATGCCAACCCAGAAATCCTCAAAGCACTGAAAAACACAGGTCTACAAGTGTCAATAATGGTaccaaaccaattagtcaaaaACATTTCCACAAATCAAACACTTGCCAATCAATGGGTTCACACAAATTTAGTCCCTTTTTACCCAGAAACTCTGATTCGATATCTCTTAGTTGGAAACGAAATGCTTAGCGGTACAGATAACTCATCCTGGTTTAGTATTGTCCCAGCCATGAGAAAAATCAAGAAAGCCCTAAAAATCCACGGAGCCCATAAAGTCAAGGTGGGTACAACTTTAGCCATGGATGTTCTTCAATCTTCGTTTCCACCTTCCAATGGTACTTTCAGGTCTGATATTTCGAGCTCTGTAATGAAACCCATGTTACAATTCTTGAACCGAACAAAATCATTCCTATTCCTAGATGTTTACCCCTATTTTCCATGGTCTTCTGAACCTAAAACCATTAACCTGGATTATGCTCTATTCCAATCCAAGAATATCACTATCACCGATCCAAACACTGGATTAACCTACACTAACCTCTTTGACCAAATGGTTGACTCAGTCATCTTCGCTATGAAACGGGTCGGGTACCCGGATGTTCGGATTTTTATTGCAGAAACGGGTTGGCCCAATGGCGGTGATTTCGACCAGATTGGAGCTAATATTTACAACGCTGCAACTTACAACCGAAACGTCGTGAAGAAATTCACGGCCAAACCTCCGGTCGGAACCCCGGCCCGACCCGGTTCGGTTTTACCGTCTTTCATATTCGCTTTGTACAATGAGAACCAGAAACCTGGTCCGGGTACGGAGCGACATTTCGGGTTGCTACACCCGCATGGGAAGCCCGTGTATGAGATCGACCTGAGCGGTGAGACGCCTTTGTCGGAGTACAAGCCGTTGCCGGTGCCGGAGAATAATACGCCGTATAAGGGGAAGATTTGGTGTGTGGCGGCGAAGGGAGCCAATAAGACGGCTTTGGGTTTAGCGCTATCGTACGCTTGCTCGCAGGGAAATAAAACTTGTGACCCGATTCAACCTCGCGGGTATTGTCGTCACCCGAACTCGTTGATACGACACGTCAGCTATGCGTTTAGTTCTTACTGGGCTCAGTTTAAGAAGACTGGAGGGAGCTGTTACTTTGATGGGCTCGCTACTCAAACGATTAAAGATCCAAGTAAGCCCAATTTAACCTATTTTTTAGGCCCAGTTAGAAAAATgcgtaaattaaaaattaaaacaaatggGTTTGTTATGCTttattaagatatttattttttgaaaaaatgaatTAACTAATTTTTAGCATAAATGTCTCGCTGTTTGTTAATTTTAGAGTGAATTTGTTTTGgcaattgtttttgtttttaagaaaaaaataaatatagataATTTGAGAATCTCTAATTTTTTAGTGAAATTTAGAGGTATTTATGCTGAAATTCctattacatatataatcagtgttgttttctttcttatttaattttatattttgtttattttcagGTTATGGATACTGCAAGTTCCCTAGTGTGACACTATGAGAAATAAACAATGTGAACTTCTTAGAATTTTGATTGAGAATAAGCTTTTTTTATTCACCACCTCCTATTGGTTGGGTAGTGAAGTGGGCTACGTACCCTTTTTTAACTccatcaattaatttttttttattattaaaatattttcttaatttatattaaagtaATTCATTGTTATTAGtaaaaaccctaatttaggggatttatttgattttttatttaaagctTTACTATGGCTGTGTTTTATTTTCATCACTAAACAAAATGAATAGTCAATAGGCTATAATAGTTTTAGTACGGACAACACTTGCAACGGCTATAATATTGGTGGGCTCAACTTTGTTTGGATGGTTTTGGTTTTAGATATATGccaactttttttcttttttcttttatattactTTAGTCAATTTTAACTTTCTGATTTCTAGAGCCCTATTCTTAACAACTCATTctagatatttttgttattttttttttttgaaatacattCTAGATATTTTTGTGAGTGTTGCTTTCTTTAGACACTAGTAGTATCCgaaaaatactaaaagataCCAGTAGTGCTAGACTTAACAGTAGAAGCTACTAGTACAAATAATTagcatttttatataattattagatttaaaatatatgagatttaatatttaattataacacTCTTAATATTAATAGTGTTAgacatttaacaaaaaaaaaaggtattagGCTCCattttacaaataataataataaaagtaaaaattagtataaataCTTAACATTGtaattggtataaatttaatatttatttttagctaCATAATTTTCTTATGGTTTCATCATACTGATATTGCAAAACTAAGAATAAAATTACACTTTTATAAACAATAACTATTTATACTActaaaaatatacattaaatttatataacttACAAATTAAACTTCTAAATACTTGCTACTATTTActttaataataacaataaataatgttAGGCACCACTCTTACTTTTAACatttattataatatgaaagtaataagaaGATAATGAGTAAGTTGTAGAGGCTATTATTATGAAATCAAATAGCTGGTGGTCCCCTATTCTTAACAACTCGTTGTTTGATATTTTTGTATCAAAAGAAAATGAAGATAAGGACTACGACTTATTATATGAATGATATGGAAGCAATCAATTTTATTCATTAATGTTTTActtcaattaatcaatatatgtcaTTGTTTGtgtatgaatatattttatttctaattaataaaatagcattgattttttgtaaatatctaTCTAGGTACAAGGGCCAACTGGCAGCAGCATTATTACATAAAgaatacataaaataatgtgcCCTATGTACCCTAACCGGTTGGAAGTAGAAAATTTGTGTAGATTTTCATATCTATTGTAGATAATTGCTAAAAGGCTATATTTGTAATTAGAACCATTCTCAGtgttatattattagaaattttatttacacctcaaaattttaaatgtaaaaatttgactaaaaaattatattataattatcatatcagtcttgaaaaaatacttccaatttgttaacaaaattttaattttttatccaTTAAGATAATAAGCATGTAGGAGGAGGTTGACCGCATATTCTTTTTACATACATTATtgagaataataaataatttcttttaattaatgattttttacaTACATTATATTAACTAAAACTTAAATGTTTCCCAAAAAATATAGGGCAATCATTTAATGAAAAAACATTTTTAAATACTCTTTTCCGTCAATTAATTatctccaaaaaaaataaagaaagggaGAACAACCAATTCATGTCTTGTATGACATTAAAGTACCtaccattttatttatttattttaactaaaaaatttatttaactaGACTAATTCAGCCTGACCAATGATAACAACATTAGAAGAGAGACTAAACTTCAAAAAAACACGATCAGCATGTAAACGAGAAGCTCTAATCACAAAATGAGTAACCTGATTAACAGATCGTTTGACAAAAATAAAGAAACACCACTAAAAGAAGataaaaactctttacaatcctCAACGACACCACCAAATGTGGATTGCAATACATCTAAATTTTGAACAGTTTACACCAATACCAGACAATTAGTCGTTAATACTAACATATGAAAAATCACGCTTCAACCACAAAAATACTTGCTTAAGAGATACAACTTTACCAATCTCTAAGAAAACTGACTTAtacaaataaagataaaaaatgggaataaaaatatttaaatatcaattgcgcaaaattaaataataataataataaatatctaaATGTTATAGGTCATACTTAGAGATGGAAATTGGTCGGTTAATGTACGGGGAATGCAATCCCCGCCCCCATCCCCGTTACCTATTTATACCCCCatccccgccccatccccgtctaataaccaacggattcggggtaggggaatacccatcggttatggggaacccatcgggtatccattaaggtaaaataaaaaaacaaattaatttaaaataattgaaaaaaataagttaaactaatattctcacaaatatttattatgcattcataattcatagaagataaaaaataaacctacttaaaaaaagcataacctaatagaaaataaaaactaaatatgtgtcaaagtttgaaaaaaaaaaacaaaataaattatatatatctatatcgggGTCGGATATGGTGCGGATAGTATTATCCCCGCCCCCGCCCCATCCCCGTTTCGGGTATTGAAATTGTCCCCCACCACCGCCCCATTAACCACTAAGATGGGGAATCCCCaccccattaggggcgggtcccCGCAGTTACCCATCCCCGCGGTATAAATTTCCATCTCTAGTCATACTTGCATATTTTTTCTCACTTCCAATTTGTGTGTATACCACTAAATACTATaatgatttttaaaaacatttTTCTCAATTCACTATAGCATATTATTGAGTAATATATACTAAATTGTAgagaaatatttaataataaatcatatcttaGAATCTTTATTTATTAGCTATTAGTGAATACAATTTTactgaagatttttttttcttcttcgcATCACAAGAAAATTAGAAGAGGAAACTGCTTCATGGGTTGTTACGACATTTTGTACTTTTCAAACAATTACGCCTACGCTTATATGGATTAATTGACCTTACATTCCCGACAACTCGAAAACGAGCATGGCAACCAGGGTGAGGTCCACCAGGTTTCTTGCATGGGTTGTCGACCCGATCCCTGAACCCTACCCGAGATGCCTCGATCTGGTTTGACATTATTACTACTAGTAGTACCACCATCACCATGAGACTCAAAAATATGAGCCTAGTGGACAATGCCTTCATTTTCGTAATCCTCCTTTTAataaaacactttttttttccttttcaattTGCCTTGCGTGAAATTTTTTGAATTGATTAATTAGACCACATTcgagaatgttttatatttagaagaagaaactcattttagttataattttttttttattaagaatgGATTAAGTTGGGTCACATATTTACTTGTGGTATTAGTTAATTACTTTGACTTTGACCTTAGACATTTATGTGATGAACTGTCATTTTCGATATTTTGtgctattaattaattagtttcaCTTCTTAATTTCTGATCGACATTACTTACTTTTCAATTTGATTCACTTGTGGTACTAATTAAGCTATTTATATTTGGGTAAATaatattttggaccctctgttttacaaaagttattaattggaccttgtgttttgttaaatgataaaatggaccctgtattttctaaaatagtacaaataggaccctgaattgattttttgtcaaaataaagtttaattataatccgatctaaaagtgctatgaaaaaactgtttacattttttgtatctgttcgtattaagcattgtcttcaagttggttgtattaaaaaaaagttgtcaaaaattaagctcagggtcctatttttactattttagaaaatacagggtctattttgtcatttaacaaaacacagggtctaatctgtaagttttgcaaaacacagggtccaaaatgatatttacccttTATATTCctatacaaataaataaaataatataatttcaatTTGATTTACTTGTGGTACTAATTAAGCTATTTATATTcctacaaataaataaaataatatattaagctATTTAGAACATTTAGTTTGTGGTCTATCCAACTTTCATGATTAAGGCTTTGTTTGGCTGAGACTTGCTTTCTACTTTTAGCTTCTTAAGAAATGTTTTTAGACCTTgagaaacttaaaaataattagcaAACCAAGGCCTAATTACCACTACCTCAAAAAAGATTTTATGTCTTAGTTAACAAAATATGACTTAGTATTTGTGTCATTGCAAAATCAACGCAATTCACAAACCAATTGTATtgataattaaatgtataaTCAAATGAAGTAttttaacataatatatatatttaaaaaaatttgcggcaaaaatctaaaaaaattcaCACTGATTTAGATTAGTTCTCAATTTTCAGAAATAATGGCAATAGTCACCAAAGTCATGTTTTTTATAAGTATGTTAATCCTTattttaattgaataattaaCTTATTCAAAGCTACCACATGTTGAAGTACTATTGGtccatatttttaattttttaaaaaaataataaagaatttttttagaaatcataattttcttttcttttttctttgttcttcttcattttcttcaTCCAGCCTCGTATCCACCCTAACCCCTACTCCCGATTCACCCCAACCTGACATGCATGGCCGCACCCCTGATCTTGTCAACCAACCGACAAAAGCCCACCACTCACCCTCTCGATCTCTCCCTTTCACTGAGATCTCACACTCTCAATCCATCATCTCTCACTCTCTCGATCTCTCCTCAGATCTTTCTCCCTCCCTCCCCATCCCtccctccctctctctctctctctctctctctctctctctctctccctccctCTCTCAACCAAGTCGTTGGACTCCTCTCTCATAATTGCGGTCCAGTCGTAGCCAGATAACGTTATGGCCTCCTCAACCAGTTCTTCAAACGATGTGCTGCATTGTATATATATGGATATCTAGGATGTTTTGTTTCTATTTTAGGTTCTTGCAATCTCAACGACTCAACTTGGGGCAAGTCAATAAATCGACGTGCAAAAGAGCTCGAAGAGTTCACAAAATTGAGGGATTTTTTGGTTATatagatttaaatttttttggattTTGATTCGGAGTTTTGAATTGAAGGGCTGTTAATGGAAAGTAGAATATAAACCTCACATGGCATCGAAGGGGCTGGCTGAGAATGGGTATTGGTCAGTTGAGCTAAGGGTGGGTGTGTAGCCGGAGATGAAGAAGACgaagaaaaataaaggaaaagaaagactaattaggatttttgcctcttgaactttgacatgtaccaaattatgctctctgaacttttaaggtcgttaaaaatgactcttgaactattgagattgttagatttaaggacttttgtctaatttcattcaattttactatttgtttatatactaaacTATGCTcttcagactttgatatctaccaaatcatgtctcttgaactttgacatgtactaaatcataacACCTAgattttcatccatgttagacttttttattaaaattggaaaaaagtttttaattccaaaactcaatagttcaggagacatttttaacgaccttaaaagttcaggaatATGATTTgctacatgtcaaaatttaggggataaaaatcctaattaaaaaataataatttttataatttttaaataatttatttatttaattaaaactataatttGAACTAATAACAATTTAACAGGTGACAATtttaaatatgtaaataaatCATTCAAAATAAGTACTTATTAACTTACTAAAAAATGTGACTTTGGATACCATTATCTTCATTTATAAAGATTGGAGATTAATTTGCACAAAGTAAACTTTTTGAGAAGTTTGCTAtaaatttctatatttttttggttATGAAGCATTTTTGACACAATATTTACATCTCTCTATCCCCTACGCATTCATGATGGTTTAATGAATAATTATCAATTCAAATACGGCATTTCCCAAAACTAgccaaagaaaaaggaaaatattaataataataattaataataaaaagtagaATTAAGTGATTGGAggggacaaaaaaaaaattaaataaaaataaataataaatatgctTAGTGGTCTACAGACAGAGGAGCCACCCAATCCCGTCAATTCGTGCTAATCCATATATAAGAGGCGCGAATACCCTGTTATCATGTACCAACATACACCGTACCAAACTATTCGCCACATCATCATTTAACGCCACACCAAATTCaaagatttaaattaaaataaatcattacCGTTATTAGTGCTGACTTTATCAAGTCAACAAtcgattacacagtaattactcTAGTCCGCGATACACGTTAACTGTTTCCATTCAATAAGAAGAAGAGACACCTTAAAAATCCAAAACCCTATCCAATAAAGGCTAGTGTTTATCAtgtaaataaagaagaaaatatatataaatataaggtCTCCTTCTTCCCAAGAACACTGTAATATCACTTCTTCAATTCCCCAAATCATAATTCATTCACTCTGATCTTtcaagattttcctttgacaaCTTTTCACAATCATTTGATGGACGCTTGTCTCTCGTACCACAAAATCCCCAATTTTTCGATCTCTCTGAAGCCATTTTCGATTGGTCATCATAATAATTGTAATACTTTGTTTCGACAGTACTCGACTCTCAATTTCCGTACCTCTGGTTTCAGAATCAGACCTTTGACGGTGATCGCCGCCGCTGGTCCGAGCCACTGCCAGTTTAGTAACCTGAACTCGCCGCTGGAGCCGCGGACCCCGACCGGGAAGGATCTTATCGGCGTTTTGCAGAATCATCCGCAGCTGTTTCACCTTGCTGTTGCCGATGAACTCAAGCAGTTGTCTGATGATCGAGGTCACGCTCTTAATCGGATGAACCTCACCGCTGGATCCCCTGATGCCTGCCTTCACAGGtgaagaaaatacttaaaatccCTTAAATATATGTTTTTCTCTAATTGAATTCTCATAATTATTTGGTAAGTGAAATTCAAGTTTAGTGTTTGGAATTCATATCCGATTACTGTGATTTTGATTGAGTTTGGGCATGATTTAGAGAACTTTTTGATTTTTCCTTTCTGTTGTGGTAGGAATCTGACTCATTATTCATGTTACTACGATTCAGTGAATCTTCAACAGCTTTAACTATTTCCAAGTACAATAGAAGGCTTTTCAACTAATTGAAATTCAAGTCTTGAcccttaattttattaaaattattaaaaactcGAGATGGTATTAttgttttcatatttatttataaactttTCATATAATACACGTTAGAAGAATAATATATTAGTAAAATTGGATCCCAAAGTCCAAAGTTGGCTTTTGGGGTCTCCAAATGCCACTCTATAAACTACAAGAGAAGGATGGTGAACTTTGTAGTTTGCAGCCTCTAATGGCTTTGGTTTTTTGTCCAGTTTTCTAGATGAATAGTGGCATGGTGCATAATctgcaaaatatttttttcggaGTAGTACAATATCTTACTTTAAAATTGACAGGACACGGTAGCAAATGTCTTCAGCTTCTGGGAATAAAGTGGGAAAAAGTATTTTACTTTGGGGCTGATGATAGACTTTTACATGGCATATTGCTATTAAGGGACGTCAGACCATCTTACATGGcatgttttaattttaaaatggaatatgtGGGACTCCCAAGTCCCAAATCAATCTCAATGGGCACCAAACAAAATATGGTGTTGGGTACTTTGGGTGCTATATATAACAATGCTTTTTATAGTTTCAACCATGTTCCGACGCTTCTTATCatgaatatttttgtaaaattacaAATCTACCCTTCATGCTGCTGGTTAATTAGTAGAGTTTTCTTTACTTCGGTTTGAGTTTTCACTGGTTTGATCATTATCCTTTCTTCAATGGCGAGCGACTACTTTAATGACTCCCTTGAGTTCGGACAATCAGTAAAAAAGAATAGCCCCAGATGCTTCTTTGGCGACTATTGCATTTTTATTACTAATTACCGAGTAGAGAATACTCCAGTTGCAAATCCTTCACCCATAAGACCCCGTTGACTAGTCAAAATGGCCAGTCCTGGGGCAGCTCACCCCTTTGGACAAGTAGTCCTGTAGGGCTGTGGACATCTATCACTTCACTGTGTAGGCCCCTTGTAACCTTGTCCTGCAGGGTCTGGCCCTAGTGTAGCTGGGGTGGCTTTCTAAAACAAAACGTctactttttttattaacaCCCAATTCATTATGATTAATAGAATTTCTTTTAACGTTATTACCTTACCTCAGTCTTGACTCCATCATTGATCAGCTCCGTCTGTGTACAATGCATGGTCTGGGGCACCTGATATCTCTATGTGCCGTATTTACAAATGTATGCTATATTGAAAGAAGATGAGGTTTTGTTCTATGTGATACTGTGGTTTTCATTCTTCATGTCCTTAATAGTTTGACGAGTGCATAACATAATGGTGATCTTCAGCAGGGTTTAACGCTTAAGCCATGCTGACTAACGTTTTTGTGCACAGTCAAATCTCTAACAAGGATATTGTCAAGGAATGTGAAGTGTTGCGTAATGATGCTTTAGTATCGTAAGCAGGTTTGAGGCGGATGAGTCAATGATGGAATTCGTTGGTGGGCTGAGTAATTGTATGTTTCAACTTACAATGTAGACATgtaatgtatatttttattctgACAATACTTGTAAATAAATTCCAGGAGGATTGCACAAATGAAGGAGAAGG from Cannabis sativa cultivar Pink pepper isolate KNU-18-1 chromosome 4, ASM2916894v1, whole genome shotgun sequence carries:
- the LOC115714315 gene encoding probable glucan endo-1,3-beta-glucosidase A6 isoform X1; amino-acid sequence: MEKALIPLFILCFLVSSSCAEISGAVGVNYGQLGNNLPTPSHSVELIKSLKAKRVKIYDANPEILKALKNTGLQVSIMVPNQLVKNISTNQTLANQWVHTNLVPFYPETLIRYLLVGNEMLSGTDNSSWFSIVPAMRKIKKALKIHGAHKVKVGTTLAMDVLQSSFPPSNGTFRSDISSSVMKPMLQFLNRTKSFLFLDVYPYFPWSSEPKTINLDYALFQSKNITITDPNTGLTYTNLFDQMVDSVIFAMKRVGYPDVRIFIAETGWPNGGDFDQIGANIYNAATYNRNVVKKFTAKPPVGTPARPGSVLPSFIFALYNENQKPGPGTERHFGLLHPHGKPVYEIDLSGETPLSEYKPLPVPENNTPYKGKIWCVAAKGANKTALGLALSYACSQGNKTCDPIQPRGYCRHPNSLIRHVSYAFSSYWAQFKKTGGSCYFDGLATQTIKDPSKPNLTYFLGPVRKMRKLKIKTNGFVMLY
- the LOC115714315 gene encoding probable glucan endo-1,3-beta-glucosidase A6 isoform X2, encoding MEKALIPLFILCFLVSSSCAEISGAVGVNYGQLGNNLPTPSHSVELIKSLKAKRVKIYDANPEILKALKNTGLQVSIMVPNQLVKNISTNQTLANQWVHTNLVPFYPETLIRYLLVGNEMLSGTDNSSWFSIVPAMRKIKKALKIHGAHKVKVGTTLAMDVLQSSFPPSNGTFRSDISSSVMKPMLQFLNRTKSFLFLDVYPYFPWSSEPKTINLDYALFQSKNITITDPNTGLTYTNLFDQMVDSVIFAMKRVGYPDVRIFIAETGWPNGGDFDQIGANIYNAATYNRNVVKKFTAKPPVGTPARPGSVLPSFIFALYNENQKPGPGTERHFGLLHPHGKPVYEIDLSGETPLSEYKPLPVPENNTPYKGKIWCVAAKGANKTALGLALSYACSQGNKTCDPIQPRGYCRHPNSLIRHVSYAFSSYWAQFKKTGGSCYFDGLATQTIKDPSYGYCKFPSVTL